A region of Coraliomargarita sinensis DNA encodes the following proteins:
- a CDS encoding aldo/keto reductase, whose product MACFSLAGFKSGKLFAQDGHAGGIRSKAIPASGERIPVIGMGTWLTFNVPTSGSVFRQRLKVLERFFELGGGMIDSSPMYGNAEAAIGAALPELKADTKSLFAATKVWSASDDAGRGQFENSFRLWGRELIDLQQVHNLVNWQSHLKMLREAKEEGRIRYVGVTTSHGRRHDELKRILQNEPLDFVQLTYNAGRPEAEPLIQLAADKGVAVIANRPLGGGGLIDRLQRKPLPSWAADAGIHDWPDFLLRWIVSHPDVTCAIPASSQVVHMEENMRAGYRPALDAKLRRRMRRYVEAV is encoded by the coding sequence ATGGCTTGCTTCTCGCTGGCGGGGTTTAAAAGCGGCAAGCTGTTCGCTCAAGATGGACATGCTGGCGGTATACGAAGCAAAGCCATCCCTGCTTCAGGGGAGCGAATTCCCGTCATCGGGATGGGAACCTGGCTGACATTCAACGTCCCTACCAGCGGATCGGTCTTTCGTCAGCGTCTCAAGGTGCTGGAGCGCTTTTTCGAACTCGGGGGCGGCATGATCGATTCCTCACCGATGTATGGAAACGCTGAAGCTGCGATTGGTGCGGCCCTGCCCGAACTCAAAGCCGACACGAAGTCTCTCTTTGCTGCGACCAAGGTCTGGTCGGCCAGCGATGACGCGGGCCGTGGCCAGTTTGAAAATTCTTTTCGCCTCTGGGGTCGCGAGCTCATCGATCTCCAGCAAGTGCATAATCTGGTGAACTGGCAGTCACATCTGAAAATGCTTCGCGAAGCCAAAGAGGAGGGCCGCATCCGTTACGTCGGGGTGACGACATCGCACGGCCGGCGGCATGATGAGCTGAAAAGGATTTTGCAGAATGAACCGCTCGATTTTGTGCAGCTCACCTACAATGCCGGACGCCCCGAGGCGGAGCCATTGATCCAGCTGGCGGCGGACAAGGGGGTCGCCGTGATTGCCAACCGCCCGCTGGGCGGCGGAGGCTTGATTGACCGCCTGCAGCGAAAGCCGCTGCCCTCATGGGCGGCCGATGCCGGGATTCACGACTGGCCGGACTTTCTCCTCCGCTGGATTGTTTCGCATCCGGATGTGACCTGCGCGATCCCGGCTTCGAGCCAGGTGGTGCACATGGAAGAGAATATGCGCGCCGGCTACCGCC
- a CDS encoding antitoxin, whose amino-acid sequence MRTTVTLDPDVEHYIRDACHRRKASFKRVLNETLREALKPVPKSRPELLAPRSLGLAPGVDPKRLSELADELEVEAFLAAEAAKNYGRQKDVK is encoded by the coding sequence ATGAGAACAACGGTCACCCTTGATCCGGATGTGGAGCATTATATCCGCGATGCCTGTCATCGACGAAAAGCGAGTTTTAAGCGGGTGCTCAATGAAACACTACGCGAAGCTTTGAAGCCCGTTCCCAAGTCCCGTCCCGAACTGCTGGCTCCCCGATCCCTGGGACTGGCACCCGGCGTCGATCCCAAACGACTAAGTGAGTTGGCTGACGAACTCGAGGTTGAAGCTTTTCTCGCAGCCGAAGCGGCGAAAAACTATGGTCGCCAAAAAGACGTGAAATGA
- a CDS encoding TA system VapC family ribonuclease toxin — MILPDTNLLLYAVNRDSPDHEQALAWWRKTLESDIPVRLATGVIFAFVRLASHRRVFAHPLTPGEAFDYIENWLEFPSVEIAENISDDVIVVRKLLEDAGTGGNLVSDAQIAAIATRLDACIYSADDDFDRFPGIRWQNPLGN; from the coding sequence ATGATTCTTCCTGACACCAACCTCCTGCTCTATGCAGTGAATCGTGACAGTCCTGATCACGAACAAGCACTGGCCTGGTGGCGCAAGACATTGGAAAGTGACATTCCCGTCCGTTTAGCGACAGGCGTCATCTTCGCTTTCGTTCGGCTGGCCAGCCATCGACGTGTATTTGCCCATCCACTGACTCCCGGAGAAGCCTTCGATTATATCGAAAATTGGCTCGAGTTTCCATCTGTTGAAATCGCAGAAAATATCTCAGACGATGTCATCGTTGTCCGAAAGTTACTCGAAGATGCGGGAACAGGCGGCAACCTGGTCAGTGATGCTCAAATCGCGGCAATTGCAACACGTCTCGATGCATGTATTTACTCGGCCGATGATGACTTTGATCGATTTCCGGGGATTCGCTGGCAAAATCCCCTGGGGAATTAA
- the metH gene encoding methionine synthase, whose amino-acid sequence MDQSSQTKPFTAKGQLLADLFAERILFLDGAMGTMIQQHKLEEEDFRNASLEKVKGDLKGNNDLLSLTRPDIIEQIHRDFFEAGADIVETNTFSGTFIAQADYGLQERVRDINIESARLARKVADEIAEQENRPTFVAGALGPTNRTCSMSPDVNRPDYRATSYDELYQAYYEQTEALVEGGVDLLLPETVFDTLNLKACLHAIADFQETQEAKIPVIVSVTITDQSGRTLSGQTVEACWNSIRHAKPLCVGLNCALGADLMHPFLQELSRVAECYVHVYPNAGLPNPLSETGYDETPEHTGSAVGSFAEEGLVNMVGGCCGTTPEHIHQVVEEVSQHAPRSVPSLQPMTRLSGLESYNIADEHSFIMVGERSNVTGSPRFKKLIKNDDWDGALAIAEQQVENGANIIDINFDEGLLDSEACMTKFLNLVAAEPAIARVPIMIDSSKWSVIEAGLKCAQGKCIVNSISLKEGEDSFLKQAKLCQRYGAAIVVMAFDEKGQAATKEDKVRICKRAYELLVERLDFDPRDIIFDPNILTVATGMEEHNNYAVDFIEAVREIKKVCPGARTSGGVSNISFSFRGNNPVREAMHSAFLYHAIKAGLDMGIVNAGMLEVYEEIEPELLQKVEDVLLNRNPEATEALIAFAETVKASDKQADDSAKLAWREGTVEERLAHALVKGIVDYVEDDTEEARQQLGRPLEVIEGPLMDGMKIVGDLFGSGKMFLPQVVKSARVMKRAVAYLTPYMEEEKKNNPNTRAQGKFLIATVKGDVHDIGKNIVAVVLACNNYEVKDLGVMVDCDTILNEAKAWGADIVGLSGLITPSLDEMIFNAGEMKKRGFTQPLLIGGATTSAAHTAIKIAPKYDQPIVRVGDASLVTGVCNSLLNPDKREAYVAKLEAEHQKRRERHAAGQSDTTLLALTEVREKRPDYDWSQAELKAPNTPGLTVDDHVDLKTLAEYIDWSPFFWTWELKGVYPKILDHKKYGEQARHLFEDAQNMLAEIIEQKLFRARSVVGLFPANAVGDDIEVYNEDGSLRGTLHTLRQQKEKAGEAPYYALADFVAPKDSGKTDACGGFVCCIEGVDTLAKSYEDKHDDYNSILIKALGDRFAEALAEYTHERVRKELWGYAPDEALDNAALIKEKYRGIRPAAGYPSQPDHTEKELLWELLDAEANTGATLTSSYAMNPGSAVSGLYFGHPEAKYFQLGPIDRDQMQDYAERKDLSLEVCEKWLAPNRGY is encoded by the coding sequence ATGGACCAATCCAGCCAAACCAAGCCCTTTACTGCTAAAGGTCAGCTTCTAGCCGACCTCTTTGCCGAACGCATCTTATTTCTCGATGGTGCCATGGGCACCATGATCCAGCAACACAAGCTGGAGGAGGAAGATTTTCGCAATGCCTCGCTGGAAAAGGTCAAAGGCGACCTCAAAGGCAACAACGATCTGCTCAGCCTAACGCGCCCGGACATCATCGAACAGATTCACCGCGACTTCTTCGAAGCGGGCGCGGACATCGTGGAGACCAATACCTTTTCCGGCACCTTTATTGCCCAGGCCGACTACGGGCTGCAGGAACGGGTCCGCGACATCAATATCGAGTCCGCCCGCCTGGCCCGCAAGGTGGCCGACGAGATCGCCGAGCAGGAGAATCGCCCCACATTTGTGGCCGGTGCCCTCGGCCCGACCAACCGGACCTGTTCCATGTCACCGGACGTCAACCGCCCCGACTACCGGGCCACAAGCTACGACGAACTGTACCAAGCCTATTACGAACAGACCGAAGCGCTGGTCGAGGGCGGCGTCGACCTGCTCCTCCCGGAGACCGTATTCGACACGCTCAACCTCAAGGCCTGCCTTCACGCCATCGCCGATTTTCAGGAGACACAGGAAGCGAAGATTCCGGTCATCGTGTCAGTCACCATTACCGACCAGTCCGGACGCACGCTGTCCGGTCAAACCGTCGAGGCCTGTTGGAACTCGATCCGTCATGCCAAGCCGCTCTGCGTGGGGCTGAACTGCGCCCTCGGAGCCGACCTCATGCACCCCTTCCTTCAGGAGCTCTCCCGGGTGGCGGAATGCTACGTGCACGTCTACCCCAATGCCGGGCTACCCAACCCGCTCTCGGAGACTGGCTATGATGAAACCCCGGAGCACACCGGCAGCGCCGTGGGCAGTTTCGCCGAAGAAGGCCTGGTCAATATGGTCGGCGGCTGTTGCGGGACCACGCCGGAGCATATCCACCAAGTGGTCGAGGAAGTCAGCCAGCACGCGCCCCGCAGCGTGCCCAGCCTGCAGCCGATGACCCGCCTGAGCGGGCTCGAGTCCTACAACATCGCCGACGAGCACAGCTTCATCATGGTCGGTGAGCGCAGTAACGTGACCGGCTCACCGCGATTCAAGAAGCTGATCAAGAACGACGACTGGGACGGAGCGCTTGCCATTGCCGAACAGCAGGTGGAAAACGGCGCCAACATTATCGACATCAATTTCGACGAGGGCCTGCTCGATTCCGAGGCCTGCATGACGAAGTTCCTCAACCTTGTCGCGGCCGAACCTGCCATCGCGCGGGTCCCCATCATGATCGACAGCTCCAAGTGGTCGGTCATCGAAGCGGGGCTGAAGTGCGCACAAGGCAAGTGCATCGTCAACTCGATCAGCCTCAAGGAAGGCGAAGACAGCTTCCTCAAACAGGCCAAGCTCTGCCAGCGCTACGGGGCGGCCATCGTGGTGATGGCCTTCGACGAAAAGGGCCAGGCCGCCACCAAGGAAGACAAGGTCCGTATTTGTAAGCGCGCCTATGAGCTACTGGTCGAGCGCCTGGATTTCGATCCGCGCGACATCATCTTCGACCCGAACATTCTCACCGTCGCCACCGGCATGGAGGAGCACAACAACTACGCGGTCGATTTCATCGAAGCGGTGCGCGAGATCAAAAAGGTCTGCCCCGGCGCCCGCACCAGCGGGGGCGTCAGTAACATCTCCTTTTCCTTCCGTGGCAACAACCCCGTCCGCGAGGCCATGCACTCGGCCTTCCTTTATCACGCCATCAAGGCGGGCCTCGACATGGGTATCGTCAATGCCGGCATGCTGGAAGTCTACGAGGAGATCGAGCCGGAGCTCCTGCAGAAGGTGGAAGACGTTCTGCTGAACCGCAATCCCGAGGCGACCGAAGCGCTCATTGCTTTTGCCGAAACCGTCAAGGCCTCCGACAAGCAGGCAGACGATTCCGCCAAACTGGCCTGGCGCGAGGGCACGGTCGAGGAACGCCTCGCCCACGCTCTGGTCAAGGGGATCGTCGACTACGTGGAAGACGACACCGAAGAGGCCCGCCAGCAACTCGGCCGGCCGCTTGAAGTAATCGAAGGCCCGCTGATGGACGGCATGAAAATTGTGGGGGACCTCTTCGGCTCGGGTAAGATGTTTCTCCCCCAGGTGGTCAAGAGCGCCCGCGTGATGAAACGCGCCGTCGCCTACCTCACTCCCTACATGGAGGAAGAAAAGAAAAACAACCCCAACACCCGCGCCCAAGGCAAGTTCCTCATCGCCACCGTCAAAGGCGATGTCCACGACATCGGTAAAAACATCGTCGCGGTGGTCCTGGCCTGCAATAACTACGAAGTCAAGGACCTCGGCGTGATGGTCGACTGCGATACCATCCTGAACGAGGCCAAGGCCTGGGGCGCCGACATCGTGGGCCTCTCCGGGCTGATCACACCCTCACTGGATGAGATGATTTTTAACGCCGGGGAAATGAAGAAGCGCGGCTTCACCCAGCCGCTCCTGATCGGCGGGGCCACCACCAGTGCCGCCCATACCGCGATCAAGATCGCCCCAAAATACGACCAGCCCATCGTCCGCGTGGGTGATGCCTCGCTGGTGACGGGCGTCTGCAACAGCCTGCTCAACCCGGACAAGCGCGAGGCCTACGTGGCCAAACTCGAAGCCGAGCATCAGAAGCGCCGCGAGCGCCATGCCGCCGGCCAGTCGGACACCACCCTGCTCGCTTTGACGGAAGTTCGCGAAAAACGCCCCGACTACGACTGGAGCCAGGCCGAACTGAAAGCACCTAACACACCCGGGCTAACGGTGGACGATCACGTCGACCTGAAGACCCTCGCTGAATACATCGACTGGTCGCCCTTCTTCTGGACCTGGGAGCTTAAGGGCGTCTACCCGAAAATTCTCGACCACAAGAAATACGGCGAGCAAGCCCGCCACCTCTTCGAGGACGCACAAAACATGCTGGCCGAAATCATCGAGCAAAAACTTTTCCGCGCCCGCAGCGTGGTCGGCCTCTTTCCCGCCAACGCGGTGGGCGACGACATCGAAGTCTACAACGAGGATGGCAGCCTTCGCGGCACGCTACACACCCTGCGCCAGCAAAAGGAAAAAGCCGGCGAGGCGCCCTACTACGCCCTGGCCGATTTCGTCGCGCCCAAAGACTCCGGCAAGACCGACGCCTGCGGCGGCTTCGTCTGCTGTATTGAAGGCGTGGATACACTGGCCAAGTCCTACGAAGACAAGCACGACGACTACAATTCCATCCTGATCAAGGCGCTCGGCGACCGCTTCGCCGAAGCACTGGCCGAATACACCCACGAGCGCGTGCGCAAGGAGCTCTGGGGCTACGCACCCGACGAGGCCCTCGACAATGCCGCCCTGATCAAGGAGAAGTACCGCGGCATCCGCCCGGCCGCCGGCTATCCCAGCCAGCCCGACCACACGGAGAAAGAACTCCTCTGGGAACTCCTCGACGCCGAGGCCAACACCGGCGCCACCCTGACCAGCAGCTACGCCATGAATCCCGGCAGCGCCGTCAGCGGACTCTACTTCGGCCATCCCGAAGCGAAGTATTTTCAACTCGGCCCCATCGACAGGGACCAGATGCAGGACTACGCTGAAAGGAAGGACCTCAGTCTCGAAGTCTGTGAAAAGTGGCTGGCGCCGAATCGAGGGTATTGA
- a CDS encoding ATP-binding protein produces the protein MLIPKNELISVLQEFNPWWSGQVQADLPEWERTASQEIARWCEHQKSKRSLLLTGPRQVGKTTLFRQTIRNLLQSGIAPSQILYATFDHPLLKLAGMNKTIEAWEEIFPGTSDHPQFLFLDEVQFIPDWQVWLKHQVDFGKNRKIAITGSASPLRSGSSESGVGRWETIKLPTLTFREFLKLRQVEVPEMAEVSSLKQLIEHSPSDILQFQSGAKQLTPYFHDYLLRGGFPEPALEEDLQRCQRLLREDIVDKVLKRDMTALYGVRRIVEIEKIFLYLCYHDGGVLDISAISKELDGVKRHLLTDHLDLLEAAHLIYSLKPFGYGKEVLRGKSKVYLADAAIPGSILLYGQKLLEKPDRLGNAVETAFFKHVFTRYYHDQPTFSYWQSKGRKTYEVDLVAEIGERIVPFEVKYQDKLISDSDLKGLRLFMEEKSIDLGYVITRNAESLFITQPRSAKTGQYKEKLDAHIVGVPACLACYWLS, from the coding sequence ATGTTAATACCTAAAAATGAGCTAATTTCCGTCCTTCAGGAATTCAATCCCTGGTGGTCAGGACAAGTACAGGCCGACCTGCCCGAGTGGGAACGAACAGCCAGCCAGGAGATTGCGCGGTGGTGTGAGCATCAAAAAAGCAAGCGTTCACTATTATTGACGGGCCCACGGCAGGTAGGCAAAACAACGCTTTTTCGCCAGACGATCCGGAACCTTCTTCAATCGGGCATTGCTCCGTCGCAAATCCTCTATGCCACTTTCGACCATCCGCTGCTGAAGCTGGCGGGCATGAACAAAACGATCGAGGCCTGGGAAGAGATTTTTCCGGGCACCAGTGACCACCCGCAGTTCTTGTTTCTCGACGAAGTTCAATTCATTCCTGACTGGCAGGTCTGGTTGAAGCATCAGGTGGATTTCGGCAAAAACCGGAAAATTGCCATCACCGGATCCGCAAGCCCTCTTCGTTCCGGTTCGTCTGAATCAGGCGTTGGACGATGGGAGACCATCAAATTACCCACTCTGACCTTCCGGGAATTCCTGAAATTACGACAAGTCGAAGTTCCCGAGATGGCAGAAGTCAGCTCGTTAAAGCAGCTCATCGAACACAGCCCCTCGGATATCCTGCAATTCCAATCAGGTGCGAAGCAGCTCACCCCCTATTTTCATGATTATCTCTTAAGGGGTGGCTTTCCGGAGCCGGCACTGGAAGAAGACCTACAGCGTTGCCAGAGATTACTCCGCGAAGACATTGTCGATAAAGTGCTCAAGCGGGATATGACTGCCCTCTACGGCGTCCGCAGGATCGTTGAGATTGAAAAAATCTTCCTTTACCTCTGTTACCATGACGGCGGCGTACTGGATATCAGTGCGATCTCAAAAGAACTCGACGGCGTGAAACGGCATTTACTCACGGACCATCTGGATCTTCTCGAGGCAGCCCACCTCATCTATAGCTTGAAACCCTTCGGATACGGCAAAGAAGTGTTACGTGGCAAGAGCAAGGTCTATCTGGCTGATGCCGCGATACCCGGATCTATTCTTCTCTATGGTCAAAAGCTATTGGAAAAACCGGACCGCTTGGGCAATGCGGTGGAAACCGCATTTTTCAAACACGTATTCACTCGCTATTATCACGACCAACCGACCTTTTCTTATTGGCAATCGAAAGGAAGGAAGACGTACGAGGTCGATTTGGTCGCAGAGATCGGTGAGCGTATCGTTCCGTTTGAGGTCAAGTACCAAGACAAGCTAATCAGTGACAGCGACCTGAAAGGACTCCGTCTATTCATGGAGGAGAAATCCATCGACCTCGGCTATGTCATCACACGTAATGCGGAATCTCTTTTTATCACCCAGCCCCGCTCCGCAAAAACGGGTCAATACAAAGAGAAATTGGATGCTCATATCGTCGGAGTGCCCGCCTGCCTCGCCTGCTATTGGCTTTCTTGA
- a CDS encoding LapA family protein: MTLLLQNSANVNLRFLHLRAQMPLFAVIMLSALFGAGILWFARRRR, encoded by the coding sequence GTGACTCTTCTGCTGCAGAATAGTGCCAACGTAAATCTCCGCTTCCTGCACCTGCGTGCGCAAATGCCCTTGTTCGCGGTGATCATGCTTTCGGCGCTTTTCGGGGCCGGCATCCTCTGGTTCGCGCGCCGGAGACGCTGA
- a CDS encoding RsmE family RNA methyltransferase — protein sequence MNLILFDKPFEQLRLEPGDPRGQHIRKVLRAEVGTKVFIGFVNAGRARAEVTALDPDGSVALSVVATEPAPEPLPVQLLVGLPRPHTAKRILFEAASMGVQALYFFESERGEPSYAKSSLWTSDEWKERLRLGTEQSFGTHVPGVSIGPDLQTALSHLGTDAARVALDNYEAGAPMDQSIPDDAKSAILALGPERGWSPNEREVFRKNGWTLAHLGPHVLRLETACTAALAVAASRLGSWRGQTTTGI from the coding sequence ATGAACCTGATCCTCTTCGACAAACCATTCGAGCAACTGCGCCTCGAACCGGGTGATCCGAGGGGACAGCATATTCGCAAGGTCCTTCGGGCCGAGGTCGGCACGAAGGTGTTCATCGGCTTCGTCAATGCCGGGCGCGCCCGCGCTGAGGTCACTGCGCTCGATCCGGACGGTAGCGTCGCTCTGTCCGTCGTTGCCACCGAGCCCGCTCCCGAGCCGTTGCCCGTCCAGCTCCTGGTCGGCCTTCCGCGTCCCCATACCGCCAAGCGAATCCTTTTCGAAGCGGCCAGCATGGGCGTCCAGGCGCTTTATTTTTTCGAGTCCGAACGCGGCGAGCCGTCCTACGCCAAGAGCAGCCTCTGGACGAGCGACGAATGGAAGGAGCGTCTCCGTCTCGGGACCGAGCAATCCTTTGGCACCCACGTCCCCGGGGTTTCGATCGGCCCCGATCTGCAAACGGCCCTCAGTCATCTTGGCACCGATGCCGCCCGGGTCGCTCTCGATAATTACGAGGCCGGCGCGCCGATGGACCAAAGCATTCCCGATGATGCGAAGTCAGCCATCCTTGCCCTGGGGCCGGAGCGCGGTTGGTCCCCCAACGAACGCGAGGTCTTCCGCAAAAACGGCTGGACGCTGGCCCATCTCGGGCCCCACGTTCTGCGCCTGGAAACGGCCTGCACCGCAGCGCTGGCCGTGGCGGCCTCGCGTCTCGGAAGTTGGCGGGGGCAAACAACAACCGGGATTTAA
- a CDS encoding DEAD/DEAH box helicase: MTFPELGLDESILKSIDEFGFEEPTPIQEGAIPHILEGKDVIGSAQTGTGKTAAYALPILHRLGGHKKGAPPRCLILGPTRELAAQVEDQFKSYGKYCAPKCCLIHGGVGYGKQIQELNDGADIVIATPGRLLDHIQQKNFDLRSIEVLVLDEVDRMLDMGFVDDVKRIIKLCNKNRQTLLFSATVSEEIKRLISFALKDPVEVTIGIKLSPAETVKHEIYPVGAMQKFDLLIALIEKMEIDSMIIFCRMKVGADRITRWLKEHGYPCEAMHSNLPQKARTRALEKFKTGQTKILVATDIASRGLDIANVTHVINYDVPEHAEDYVHRIGRTGRARREGDAATIIAPDEHSKLDAIEKLIDQAIPQRRLDGFNYIHEPHIRETNSAKPRRRRRNSASSKFGRRR; encoded by the coding sequence ATGACCTTCCCTGAACTCGGACTCGACGAGTCCATTCTTAAATCGATCGACGAATTCGGCTTCGAAGAGCCGACTCCTATTCAAGAGGGCGCCATCCCGCATATCCTTGAAGGCAAGGATGTCATTGGTTCGGCCCAGACCGGCACCGGTAAGACCGCTGCCTATGCGCTGCCTATTCTGCACCGCCTTGGCGGGCACAAAAAAGGGGCGCCGCCCCGTTGTCTGATTCTCGGGCCCACCCGCGAACTGGCTGCTCAGGTCGAAGATCAGTTCAAGTCATACGGGAAATATTGTGCGCCCAAGTGTTGCCTCATCCATGGGGGTGTGGGCTACGGCAAGCAAATTCAGGAATTGAATGACGGGGCCGATATTGTCATCGCCACCCCGGGACGTCTCCTCGACCACATCCAGCAGAAGAATTTTGACCTGCGCTCCATCGAGGTGCTTGTGCTCGACGAGGTCGACCGCATGCTCGACATGGGCTTTGTCGATGATGTGAAGCGTATCATCAAGCTCTGTAACAAGAACCGTCAGACCCTCTTGTTTTCCGCCACCGTCTCCGAGGAGATCAAGCGGCTCATTTCTTTTGCCCTGAAGGATCCGGTCGAAGTCACGATTGGCATCAAGCTCTCGCCCGCCGAAACCGTGAAGCACGAGATCTACCCGGTCGGTGCCATGCAAAAATTCGATCTGCTTATCGCGCTGATCGAGAAGATGGAAATCGACAGCATGATTATCTTTTGCCGGATGAAGGTCGGGGCCGACCGGATTACCCGCTGGCTGAAGGAGCACGGCTATCCCTGCGAGGCGATGCACTCCAACCTGCCGCAAAAAGCGCGGACCCGGGCTCTGGAAAAGTTTAAAACCGGCCAGACGAAGATTCTTGTGGCCACCGACATTGCCTCCCGCGGTCTCGATATCGCCAACGTCACCCATGTCATCAATTACGATGTGCCCGAGCATGCCGAGGACTACGTCCACCGCATCGGGCGTACTGGCCGGGCTCGGCGCGAGGGCGATGCGGCCACGATTATCGCACCGGATGAACACTCGAAACTCGATGCCATCGAAAAGCTCATCGACCAGGCGATCCCCCAGCGACGTCTCGATGGCTTCAACTATATCCACGAACCGCATATTCGGGAGACCAACAGCGCCAAGCCACGCCGCCGTCGCCGGAATTCCGCCAGCAGCAAGTTCGGCCGTCGTCGTTAG